In Populus nigra chromosome 1, ddPopNigr1.1, whole genome shotgun sequence, one genomic interval encodes:
- the LOC133673534 gene encoding peroxisomal acyl-coenzyme A oxidase 1-like translates to MKGVDHLAHERNKAEFDVDAMKIVWAGSRHAFELSDRMARLVASDPAFQKDGRTRLGRKELFKNTLRKAAHAWKRILELRLTEEEAGWLRSFVDEPSFTDLHWGMFIPAIKGQGTDEQQQKWLPLAYKMQIIGCYAQTELGHGSNVQGLETTATFDPETDEFVIHSPTLTSSKWWPGGLGKVSTHAIVYARLITNGQEHGVHGFIVQLRSLDDHMPLPGITIGDIGMKFGNGAYNTMDNGVLKFDHIRIPRNQMLMRVLQVTREGKCAQSNVPRQLIYGTMVFVRQTIVADASTALSRAVCIATRYSAVRRQFGSQDGGMETQVIDYKTQQSRLFPLLASAYAFRFVGEWLKWLYTDVTQRLQANDFSTLPEAHACTAGLKSLTTTATADAIEECRKLCGGHGYLCASGLPELFAVYAPACTYEGDNVVLLLQVARFLMKTVSQLGSGKKPVGTTAYLGRVQDLLQCCCDVQTAEDWLKPSVVLEAFEARSARMCVARAQNLSKFENPEDGFAELSADLVEAAVAHCQLIVVSKFIDKLQQDIPGKGVNQQLQNLCYIYALNLLNKYLGDFLSTGCITPKQASLANDQLRSLYSQIRPNAIALVDAFNYTDHYLGSVLGRYDGNVYPKLYEEAWKDPLNDSVVPDGYHEYVHPMLKQQLRNARL, encoded by the exons atgaaaggagtGGATCACTTGGCTCACGAGAGGAACAAGGCTGAGTTCGATGTGGATGCGATGAAGATCGTGTGGGCTGGTTCTCGCCACGCCTTTGAACTCTCAGACCGCATGGCTCGTCTGGTCGCCTCCGATCCG GCGTTTCAAAAGGATGGCAGAACTCGGCTAGGGAGGAAGGAATTGTTCAAAAACACTTTGAGAAAAGCAGCTCATGCTTGGAAACGTATCCTTGAGCTTCGCCTTACTG AAGAAGAGGCTGGGTGGCTAAGGAGTTTTGTGGATGAACCTTCTTTTACGGATCTTCATTGG GGAATGTTTATACCTGCTATTAAAGGACAAGGCACTGATGAGCAGCAACAGAAGTGGTTGCCATTGGCATATAAGATGCAGATAATTGGCTGCTATGCACAAACTGAACTTGGTCACGGATCCAATGTTCAAGGGCTTGAAACAACTGCAACCTTCGATCCTGAGACGGATGAGTTTGTCATTCATAGTCCTACATTAACTTCATCCAAA TGGTGGCCTGGAGGATTGGGTAAAGTTTCCACACATGCTATTGTTTATGCACGCCTTATAACCAATGGTCAAGAACATGGAGTGCATG GTTTTATTGTCCAGCTTAGGAGCCTGGATGATCACATGCCTCTTCCAGGCATAACCATTGGTGATATTGGAATGAAATTCGGAAATGGGGCATACAACACCATGGATAACGGTGTATTGAAATTTGATCACATACGCATCCCAAGGAACCAGATGCTGATGAG AGTGCTGCAGGTCACAAGGGAAGGGAAATGTGCGCAATCCAATGTTCCACGGCAGTTGATTTATGGCACCATGGTGTTTGTGCGGCAGACAATTGTAGCTGATGCTTCTACTGCTTTATCTAGGGCAGTTTGTATTGCTACAAGGTATAGCGCTGTTCGCAGACAATTTGGTTCACAGGATGGTGGTATGGAGACTCAG GTGATTGATTACAAAACTCAGCAAAGTAGACTATTTCCTTTGCTGGCTTCTGCTTATGCATTCAGATTCGTTGGTGAATGGTTGAAATGGCTTTATACGGATGTGACCCAGAGATTGCAAGCTAATGATTTTTCTACATTACCCGAGGCTCATGCATGTACTGCGGGTTTGAAATCTTTGACTACTACTGCCACTGCT GATGCTATTGAAGAATGTAGGAAACTTTGTGGTGGCCATGGTTATCTTTGTGCCAGTGGGCTTCCTGAATTGTTTGCAGTGTATGCCCCTGCCTGTACATATGAAGGAGACAATGTTGTGCTCCTTTTACAG GTTGCAAGGTTTCTTATGAAGACTGTTTCTCAGCTTGGTTCTGGAAAAAAGCCCGTTGGAACAACAGCTTATTTGGGACGAGTCCAGGATCTCTTACAGTGTTGTTGTGATGTTCAAACGG CTGAGGATTGGTTAAAGCCTAGTGTAGTGCTGGAGGCATTTGAAGCCAGGTCTGCCAGGATGTGCGTTGCTCGTGCTCAAAATCTTAGCAAATTTGAAAATCCTGAAGATG GTTTTGCTGAACTCTCCGCTGATCTAGTTGAGGCTGCTGTTGCTCATTGCCAATTAATTGTTGTTTCCAA GTTCATTGACAAATTACAGCAAGATATACCAGGAAAGGGGGTGAATCAACAGTTGCAGAATCTATGCTACATCTATGCTTTAAACCTTCTTAACAAATATCTGGGTGATTTCCTCTCCACTGGCTGCATTACCCCAAAGCAGGCTTCACTCGCAAATGATCAGCTGAGATCTTTGTATTCCCAG ATCCGTCCCAATGCAATTGCACTTGTCGACGCATTTAATTACACTGATCACTACCTTGGTTCGGTTCTCGGCCGCTATGATGGAAATGTGTATCCCAAACTTTATGAAGAAGCGTGGAAGGATCCTCTGAATGACTCGGTTGTGCCTGATGGCTACCATGAATATGTTCACCCTATGCTGAAGCAACAGCTCCGTAATGCAAGACTCTGA
- the LOC133691191 gene encoding uncharacterized protein LOC133691191 has protein sequence MAGIGSLVDLLLFYTLERILYNRMVCSLGQNSQQVKKAIALWLMLEEIGYHDLIRTINSFDNTTIESLFYEALQCLLCIHPNSAQPFESDETPIFTGLFDEPMNPRFFYYNREFMFKRYMHIMETVCDQIFGETKAVEVDESSLRPAINPFGEGSGTGHEGIAMYAAGTSSRASGQVIGEKSRQSSLNPDASEFNPGQAPEDSRTMFLTFSLGHPLSRDEIIDFFTSNCGEVVQNVFIESTQPGKDPQFGRIVFTNSLVIPRILNGQTKAKFMVNRKHLWARIYVPRRRGSS, from the exons ATGGCTGGAATTGGTAGTCTTGTTGATCTATTACTTTTCTACACACTCGAGAGAATTCTTTACAATAGAATGGTATGCTCACTGGGCCAAAACTCCCAGCAAGTCAAGAAAGCAATTGCCCTTTGGCTAATGCTCGAGGAAATTGGCTACCATGATCTAATCCGAACCATAAACTCCTTCGATAACACCACCATTGAATCCTTATTTTATGAGGCATTGCAGTGCTTATTATGCATACACCCGAATTCGGCCCAACCATTTGAATCAGATGAAACTCCAATTTTTACAGGCCTTTTTGACGAGCCTATGAACCCGAGGTTCTTTTACTACAACAGAGAATTCATGTTCAAGCGCTACATGCACATCATGGAAACGGTTTGTGATCAAATCTTTGGCGAGACCAAGGCTGTAGAAGTTGACGAGTCAAGTTTGAGGCCAGCAATTAACCCCTTTGGAGAAGGGTCTGGTACTGGACATGAAGGTATAGCAATGTATGCTGCAGGGACTTCTAGTAGGGCTAGTGGTCAAGTAATTGGTGAGAAATCTAGGCAATCAAGCTTGAATCCTGATGCCAGTGAATTTAATCCTGGACAGGCCCCTGAAGATTCTCGGACAATGTTCCTAACTTTCTCATTGGGCCACCCTCTAAGCCGCGATGAAATTATTGATTTCTTTACATC gaacTGTGGGGAAGTAGTACAGAATGTTTTCATTGAAAGTACTCAACCAGGCAAGGATCCACAGTTTGGACGAATTGTGTTCACTAATTCCTTGGTGATACCAAGAATACTTAATGGACAAACAAAAGCCAAATTCATGGTGAATCGTAAGCATCTATGGGCTCGTATTTATGTGCCTCGTCGCAGAGGTAGCAGCTAG